In one window of Bizionia sp. M204 DNA:
- a CDS encoding T9SS type A sorting domain-containing protein: MNLKPTIMFCVLLCACFFANAQIVNTGVLKISTNSNVYFEEEYTNTVAGNHVSNGNLYLNNSFINHGATSATAGTTYFKSASNNFLNLSGSAANAHFYNLEIDITPEGLKGVTVADDFLLQVTNALNLKSGDLRLTGEAQLVQEHSGVDANTINSGKLILDQQGTVSPFQYDYWSSPVNNSGIFSFLGGKFDGVDSSVNPFKPTQILFNSGNPYNGLPSVTDGGGNVTTALTINTRWLYKYARGSGSYANWIALNSTSVLNPGEGYTMKGPNSIGTDQNYVFYGAPNNGDYQFPISSGESILLGNPYPSALDADDFINDNSTVLESLHFWVDGGSTSHVLSDYLGGYATRNLTGGTPPSIASPLIAGIGTSGTVTEPSQYVPIGKGFFIDAIGSGTIVFKNSQRFFKLESSSRLSNSTHNASAENQYIRLGYEDPEGFHRQLLLGFLPNSPADENYNPGYDALQYMSRDDDMFFIIENNANRRYGIQGTNSFADHLEFPIGLIISEAGSHRLMLDAAENFSHTIYLKDNLLDTTYNLTEADFEINLPIGEYLTRYSIVFQPAETLSTNHIELDKITVFYNGLDQIVVSNPNNLEISGIEVYNIMGQHLLSLTENLDNQHKVLIPFHHSTGVYMVVLKTNNAQKSTKILKY, encoded by the coding sequence ATGAACTTAAAACCTACAATTATGTTCTGTGTTTTACTTTGTGCTTGCTTTTTTGCAAATGCACAAATAGTAAATACAGGAGTGCTTAAAATAAGCACGAATAGCAATGTGTATTTTGAAGAGGAATACACCAATACGGTTGCCGGAAATCATGTTTCCAATGGTAATTTGTATTTGAATAATAGCTTCATTAATCATGGAGCAACCAGTGCCACAGCTGGAACAACTTATTTTAAAAGCGCATCCAACAATTTTTTAAATTTATCCGGAAGCGCAGCGAATGCCCATTTTTATAATCTGGAAATTGACATCACACCCGAAGGATTAAAGGGTGTTACCGTTGCAGACGACTTCTTATTGCAAGTAACCAATGCCTTGAATTTAAAAAGTGGCGACTTAAGACTAACAGGTGAGGCACAACTTGTTCAAGAGCACTCCGGAGTAGATGCTAATACCATTAACTCGGGTAAACTTATTTTAGATCAACAAGGAACCGTTTCACCCTTTCAATATGACTATTGGTCTTCTCCAGTAAACAATAGCGGTATTTTTAGTTTTTTGGGTGGAAAATTTGATGGTGTAGATTCAAGCGTCAATCCTTTTAAGCCTACACAAATATTATTTAATTCTGGTAACCCGTACAATGGGCTTCCTTCCGTAACAGACGGTGGGGGTAATGTTACAACGGCATTAACTATTAATACTAGGTGGCTGTATAAATATGCGCGGGGATCGGGTTCGTATGCAAATTGGATTGCATTAAACAGTACAAGCGTTTTAAATCCGGGAGAAGGTTATACCATGAAAGGTCCAAACTCTATTGGAACGGATCAGAACTATGTATTTTACGGAGCACCAAACAATGGTGACTATCAATTTCCAATTAGCAGTGGTGAAAGCATTTTATTAGGTAATCCCTATCCTTCAGCTTTAGATGCTGACGATTTTATTAATGATAATAGTACCGTTTTAGAATCGCTTCACTTTTGGGTTGATGGTGGATCAACATCACATGTATTATCTGATTATTTAGGGGGTTATGCTACTAGAAATTTAACCGGTGGAACACCACCTTCTATTGCGTCACCGCTTATTGCAGGAATTGGTACTTCTGGAACCGTTACAGAACCTTCGCAATATGTGCCAATTGGAAAAGGATTTTTCATAGATGCCATAGGCTCTGGGACTATTGTTTTTAAAAATTCGCAACGTTTTTTTAAACTAGAATCTTCCAGCAGGCTTTCAAATTCAACACATAATGCAAGTGCCGAAAATCAATACATTCGTCTTGGTTATGAGGATCCAGAAGGATTTCACAGACAATTACTATTAGGGTTTCTTCCTAATTCTCCTGCAGACGAAAATTATAACCCGGGTTATGATGCGCTGCAATACATGTCTCGCGACGATGATATGTTTTTTATTATAGAAAATAATGCAAACAGACGATATGGTATTCAGGGTACAAATAGTTTTGCAGACCACTTGGAGTTTCCAATTGGTTTAATAATTTCTGAAGCAGGATCCCACCGATTGATGTTGGATGCGGCTGAAAATTTCAGCCATACTATTTATTTAAAAGATAATTTGTTGGATACGACCTATAATTTAACGGAAGCCGATTTTGAAATTAATTTGCCAATCGGCGAATATTTAACACGGTATTCTATTGTTTTCCAACCGGCAGAAACCTTAAGTACAAATCATATAGAGTTGGACAAAATAACAGTTTTTTATAATGGCCTTGACCAAATAGTGGTTTCAAACCCGAACAATTTAGAAATTTCAGGTATTGAGGTCTATAATATAATGGGTCAGCATCTTTTATCACTTACAGAAAATCTTGACAATCAACATAAAGTACTAATTCCATTTCATCATAGTACCGGTGTTTACATGGTTGTACTCAAAACAAATAATGCCCAAAAATCTACTAAAATCTTAAAATACTAA
- a CDS encoding response regulator gives MIENVMLIDDNKIDLFVNQRIIEKYNPNIKTRVFNNAISAISFFKLLELNTNIKSVAIPDVILLDINMPEMNGFNFFNEFKLLNFINTRAIKVYMVSSSMCSMDINKARNEPYCAGYITKPLTVNKLKNVLNKSENIEQNEPFKKII, from the coding sequence ATGATTGAAAATGTAATGTTGATCGATGATAACAAGATAGATCTATTTGTTAATCAAAGAATTATTGAAAAATACAACCCAAATATAAAAACGCGGGTTTTTAATAATGCTATTTCAGCAATTAGTTTTTTTAAGCTGTTGGAATTAAATACCAATATTAAATCTGTAGCTATTCCAGATGTCATTTTGTTAGATATAAATATGCCGGAAATGAATGGGTTTAATTTTTTTAATGAGTTTAAACTTTTAAACTTTATCAATACACGAGCAATAAAAGTATATATGGTGTCATCTTCCATGTGTTCTATGGACATTAATAAAGCGCGAAATGAACCTTATTGTGCTGGTTATATTACCAAGCCGCTGACGGTCAATAAACTAAAAAACGTATTAAATAAATCAGAAAATATAGAACAAAATGAACCTTTTAAAAAAATAATTTAG
- a CDS encoding PAS domain-containing protein yields the protein MYKAITNLNSIIQVEALLESLDSHLIISVSDACGKLVYCNDNFFKVMNVSKKAAVGQINHLLKLPMQSEAFLAGEIWRGVLSHKRENNEVFWLDTTIEPIKNESGAIIKYVTISSDVSNYYCKGINKNPVHCNEQKLIENFTQDVLYIDKFGKIINTSKSAMHNAYDSIIGSNIYDFVNPANHNYVKKQVNKVFNQGKVCKYQSMGLSLKGRQTFFISKLKPVFNLENEIMYATVKTKKHKNNNKASIQLKAIETKYSNIFQSINVGILVVANGVGNIIEWNKGAELAFGYTSSEIIGKPLTVLISKKQVDTGVKELLKAKDKLDNDSYGDNIEMLGLRKNGDEFPVEFAMSNWQNGKDKFYCAIMLDISKRKKLEEKLKQTTKDLELFLYRSAHDLKAPLTSAEGLLHLLKEEELNSRTRLLIDMLDETLEKGRFLLDDLAFASIISEKRRDNTIIDFEKKINTALVALKGIKNFDNITFHVDIQQETDFYFNQELIDSILQNLIHNTICFAKSKTNKLTPTTHINIISSDDDISILVSDNGIGIREDDIDKVFDLYFKANSDNSEGTGLGLYIVKRIVEDFNGSVEVKSIINKGTTFRVQLPNLKEGSKNND from the coding sequence GATGCTTGTGGGAAGTTGGTGTATTGTAATGACAATTTTTTTAAAGTGATGAATGTTTCCAAAAAAGCAGCTGTTGGTCAAATAAACCACTTATTAAAATTACCAATGCAATCTGAAGCCTTTTTGGCTGGTGAAATATGGCGAGGCGTTTTATCTCATAAAAGAGAAAATAATGAGGTTTTTTGGCTAGATACTACTATTGAACCTATAAAGAATGAAAGCGGTGCGATAATAAAATACGTAACAATAAGCAGTGATGTTAGCAATTACTATTGCAAGGGTATAAATAAAAACCCTGTTCATTGTAATGAACAAAAGCTTATTGAAAATTTCACCCAAGATGTTTTATATATAGATAAGTTTGGAAAGATTATAAATACATCTAAAAGTGCTATGCATAATGCGTACGACAGTATTATTGGTTCAAATATTTATGATTTTGTAAACCCTGCCAATCATAATTATGTAAAGAAACAAGTAAATAAGGTGTTTAATCAAGGCAAGGTCTGTAAATACCAGTCCATGGGTTTGTCATTAAAAGGCAGACAAACTTTTTTTATTTCGAAGTTAAAACCTGTTTTTAATTTGGAGAATGAAATAATGTATGCTACTGTAAAAACCAAAAAACATAAAAATAACAATAAGGCATCCATTCAACTAAAAGCTATTGAAACCAAGTACAGCAACATATTTCAATCCATAAATGTGGGTATTTTAGTTGTAGCCAATGGAGTAGGAAATATTATAGAATGGAATAAAGGCGCTGAATTGGCATTTGGATATACTAGCTCTGAAATTATAGGTAAACCATTAACCGTTTTAATTTCTAAAAAACAGGTGGATACAGGTGTTAAGGAATTGCTTAAAGCAAAAGATAAACTGGATAATGATTCCTATGGTGATAATATAGAAATGCTGGGCTTACGAAAAAATGGTGACGAGTTTCCGGTGGAGTTTGCTATGAGTAATTGGCAAAATGGCAAGGATAAATTTTATTGCGCAATCATGCTTGATATTTCTAAACGCAAAAAATTAGAGGAGAAATTAAAACAAACAACCAAAGATTTGGAGCTGTTTTTATACCGTTCTGCGCACGACTTAAAAGCGCCATTAACATCTGCGGAAGGATTACTTCACCTCTTAAAGGAGGAAGAGCTTAACAGCAGAACCAGATTGTTAATTGATATGTTGGACGAAACGTTAGAAAAAGGACGCTTTTTGTTGGACGATTTGGCTTTTGCGTCTATTATTTCAGAAAAACGAAGAGACAATACAATTATAGATTTTGAAAAGAAAATTAATACTGCACTTGTGGCCTTAAAAGGGATAAAGAATTTTGATAATATCACTTTTCATGTGGATATTCAGCAGGAAACTGACTTTTATTTCAATCAGGAATTAATAGATTCTATACTTCAAAACCTAATCCACAATACCATTTGTTTTGCCAAATCTAAAACGAATAAACTGACGCCTACCACGCATATAAATATTATAAGTAGTGATGATGATATAAGTATTTTAGTTTCTGACAATGGTATAGGAATTCGTGAAGATGATATTGATAAAGTATTTGATCTTTATTTTAAAGCAAATAGTGATAATTCTGAAGGAACAGGCCTGGGGCTTTACATTGTTAAGCGTATTGTAGAAGATTTTAATGGCAGTGTAGAGGTTAAAAGTATAATAAATAAAGGCACCACATTTAGGGTGCAATTACCAAATTTAAAAGAAGGGAGCAAAAACAATGATTGA